The Anaerotignum faecicola region GCTTATAATTTCTTCATTCAGAATGACACAGACCTGTTCTCGGAGAAAGATGCCTTTGACAACAAGCACGGTATTATGGCTTACAACCGCACCGATCAAGAGAAAGGCAGAGCTACAAAGTACCTTCCTGCAAGTGAATGGATTGTATCCGTTGGCAAGCATCCGGGTCTGGTTCTAGGTAAAGTATGGGTACAAATTCAAGAGTCTTTGGAACGCAATAAATCAAAATCTTTCAGAAAGCCACGCAGTAACGAAGCGCTTTTGACCGGCTTGTTATTCTGTAGCTGCGGTGAGCGTATGTATCCGAAAATGAGCAAGCGAAAAACTGCGGATGGAAAGGTGATTTACACCTATGTTTGCAAAATGAAGGAGCGCAGCCAGCGTTCTGTGTGCAACAGTAAAAATGCAAATGGCAATACATTGGATATGGCTGTGATTGAGCAGATTAAAATGCTTGAAGAGGACAGAGATACTTTCATTGCACAGTTGGAACAGAGCCGCAGATTTTATACCGGCAACCGCATGGACTATGAACAGCGATTGGATGATATGCGAAAGGAAACGGCAGATACAGAGAAGAAAATCAATTCTCTGGTAGACTCCCTTGTAGATATGGGTGACAGCCCTGCCAAGGCTCATGTAACCAAACGAATTGAGCAGTTGAACGAGGAATACCAGTCCCTTGAAAAACGTATTCAGGAGCTGGAGGGTCTGACCACACAGCATGCTCTCAGCGATATTGAGTTTGACTTGATGCGTCAGCTGCTGACTGTCTTTAAGGATGGCATTGATGAAATGACCATAGAGCAGAAACGAGCAGCCATCCGCACCATCGTGCGTAAGGTTATCTGGGACGGAGTCAACGCTCATGTGGTTCTGTTTGGTGTGCAGGACGATGAAATCGAATACCCGGAAATCGCTTCTGTTGCTTCTGATAATACAGACGACGAGGACGAAAACGAGGAATTGGTGGCATTTTCTGATGTAGACTACGAAGATGACGATACGGAGGATGACCGCCTGGGAAAAACTAATCCCCTTAGTGCATCAAAAACGCATTGGGGGGAGAATAGCAAATGAAATCCTGATGTCCCTGCGGTTTTCCAAGAAATTTCAAAACGATATTTCACTTTATGAACCGATTGGCACCGATCGGGACGGCAACGAAATCGTCATGCTGGATGTCATCAACAGCGAAACACCTGATTTTGCGGAACAGCTGCATCTTGCCATCGAATCGGAAAAAATGCTGCACGCAGTACAGGAACGTCTCAGTAAACGAGAGCAGATTGTTGTCATTTTTCGCTATGGTCTGTGGGGACAGGAGGAACTGACACAGCAGGAAATCGCCGGACGGCTCGGTATCTCCCGTTCCTATGTATACCGCCACATCTATTGTAAATAAAGTGCTTTAAGAAATCGCTTCCAGCTCGGGGAAGCGGAATTTAATAATAATCTGTTTTGTTTCGGTTAACTCAATTCTTTCAATTAAACTGACAAGTAATTCTCTGCTGGTATATGCAGATTGTAAAAAACGCTGCACCAGTTCTTTTGACAAAGTATCGGAACTGATGGGACTTTCCTTTAATCGCTCTAACTCTTTTAATTTTTCTTCTAAAGTGGTACGTTCTATTTTCATTCGTTGATACATCCGCTCAAAGTCTGTTTCCGTAAGTAAGCCACTAAGGCGATCCATATACATCTTATCCAGATTGTTTGTCAGATTGCTGATTTTATTACGCACTGCATGTATGGCATATTCCTGCTTCAGTTCCTTTTTATCCGTTTGTATCGTTTCTTTGGCAATCGTCTGCAAACGATGCGGATGCAGATATGCCTGACAGATTTCACGTACTTTTTCAATCACTGCGTCTGTAACAACCTGTTCCTTTATGCAGTGGCAGGTACAGACCCCTGCTTTTGTAAATCGCTGATAAGTGCGGCAAACAAAGAATAGTCTGTCCTCTCCTGTTGTCGTCTTACGGTTGATGACCGCAAGCGGATATCCACATTCATGACAGAAAATCAGCCCTTTTAACAGGAAATCATATTTTCTGCTGCGGGTATATTTTCTGCTGTTTAATAATTGCCTTACTTTATGGAAGGTTTCTTTATCAACAAGAGGTTCATGTGTGTTTTCAACGACAATCCATTTGCTTTGTTCCTGTTTGATGCATTTCTGTGACTTGTAACTGATTTTAACCGACTTACCCTGTACCATATTTCCTATGTAGGTTTCGTTCTTCAGCATATCCGAAATACGCTCGCTGGACCAGAGACCGCTATACGGGCCTTTTTGCCGCCTTTGCCAGCCGCAATAGGTTGCAGGTGTCGGAATTCCTTCTTCATTCAGCACCATTGCAATCCTGCGGCAGCTCATGCCGGTCAGAGCCATTGCAAATATGCGGCGAACGATAGGTGCAACCGCCTCATCAATTACAATTTTATTTTTTTCAGTCGGATGCATCTTATAG contains the following coding sequences:
- a CDS encoding recombinase family protein, which codes for MRKNDDIIAIYSRKSKFTGKGESIGNQVELCKEYVRVHYGDTAVDKVAVYEDEGFSGGNLNRPDFKIMMDAAKKRKFKAIIVYRLDRISRNISDFASLIEELARLDISFVSIKEQFDTSTPMGRAMMYIASVFSQLERETIAERIRDNMHELAKTGRWLGGTTPTGYASEAVKSITIDGKSKKACKLKLIPEEADIVRMIYDLYIETDSLTLTEAALIKQGIKTKNNIYFTRFSIKAILQNPVYMIADEDAYNFFIQNDTDLFSEKDAFDNKHGIMAYNRTDQEKGRATKYLPASEWIVSVGKHPGLVLGKVWVQIQESLERNKSKSFRKPRSNEALLTGLLFCSCGERMYPKMSKRKTADGKVIYTYVCKMKERSQRSVCNSKNANGNTLDMAVIEQIKMLEEDRDTFIAQLEQSRRFYTGNRMDYEQRLDDMRKETADTEKKINSLVDSLVDMGDSPAKAHVTKRIEQLNEEYQSLEKRIQELEGLTTQHALSDIEFDLMRQLLTVFKDGIDEMTIEQKRAAIRTIVRKVIWDGVNAHVVLFGVQDDEIEYPEIASVASDNTDDEDENEELVAFSDVDYEDDDTEDDRLGKTNPLSASKTHWGENSK
- a CDS encoding recombinase family protein, yielding MYLEISNPMDYHVALYIRLSKEDESEGPSESVTNQKSLLNEFVQQHRLSVYDTYIDDGWSGTSFNRPAFQRMIGDIETKKVNMVITKDLSRLGRDYIMTGHYMERYFPEKRVRYISLLDGIDTGIESTANDITPFRAIMNDMYAKDISKKIKSVKHDKQQKGQFIGGKPVYGYKMHPTEKNKIVIDEAVAPIVRRIFAMALTGMSCRRIAMVLNEEGIPTPATYCGWQRRQKGPYSGLWSSERISDMLKNETYIGNMVQGKSVKISYKSQKCIKQEQSKWIVVENTHEPLVDKETFHKVRQLLNSRKYTRSRKYDFLLKGLIFCHECGYPLAVINRKTTTGEDRLFFVCRTYQRFTKAGVCTCHCIKEQVVTDAVIEKVREICQAYLHPHRLQTIAKETIQTDKKELKQEYAIHAVRNKISNLTNNLDKMYMDRLSGLLTETDFERMYQRMKIERTTLEEKLKELERLKESPISSDTLSKELVQRFLQSAYTSRELLVSLIERIELTETKQIIIKFRFPELEAIS
- a CDS encoding sigma factor-like helix-turn-helix DNA-binding protein; this encodes MSLRFSKKFQNDISLYEPIGTDRDGNEIVMLDVINSETPDFAEQLHLAIESEKMLHAVQERLSKREQIVVIFRYGLWGQEELTQQEIAGRLGISRSYVYRHIYCK